From a region of the Campylobacter anatolicus genome:
- a CDS encoding lytic transglycosylase domain-containing protein: MKAILKIFLLFVCSLTLFANTSEHSSYNTQAKILKELDIDPSFMKTKSYIDAKYRMQNTHIRNFANALKNGYMYIPMIKTHIKTSGIPESFFYLAMIESGFETHTTSKAKAVGIWQFMERTARLHGLKVNEYVDERKDPIASTKAAATYLRSMKDKFGKWYLAVMAYNCGEGALSRAIQKAGTNDIAVLLDEDKKYLPKETRRFVVKILRAAYIAKDAERLLSSSDSSLLNATGGLKLAKVQIPGGTHLAQVGDSIGLSVKKMKDNNPHLKFVFTPPNLKDYYIYIPENKKQLFATNFKPSYNKNHFYTYVVKKGDTLFHISKKTGISHRAIREYNELKTNAIAYNQKLIIPVTQSNKNQKYIVQNGDTLVSISKKFNVKVDDIKEANAMASSDLNIGANIVIP; the protein is encoded by the coding sequence ATGAAAGCCATACTTAAGATTTTTTTACTTTTTGTTTGTAGTTTAACACTATTTGCAAATACTTCTGAGCATAGTTCATACAATACCCAAGCAAAAATTTTAAAAGAGCTTGATATAGACCCTAGCTTTATGAAAACTAAGAGCTATATTGATGCAAAATATCGTATGCAAAATACACACATTAGGAATTTTGCAAATGCATTAAAAAATGGATATATGTATATTCCTATGATAAAAACCCATATAAAGACTTCTGGTATTCCGGAGTCATTTTTTTATTTGGCGATGATTGAGTCTGGGTTTGAGACGCATACGACATCAAAAGCAAAAGCAGTTGGGATCTGGCAATTTATGGAACGCACGGCTAGACTTCACGGACTAAAAGTAAATGAATACGTTGATGAGCGAAAAGACCCTATAGCTTCGACAAAAGCTGCAGCGACATATTTGCGTTCGATGAAGGATAAATTTGGAAAGTGGTATCTTGCCGTGATGGCATATAACTGCGGTGAAGGTGCGTTATCTAGAGCGATACAAAAGGCGGGCACTAACGATATAGCCGTGCTTTTAGATGAAGATAAAAAATATCTTCCAAAAGAGACTAGACGCTTTGTTGTTAAAATTTTAAGAGCAGCATATATCGCAAAAGATGCAGAGAGGTTGCTCTCATCAAGCGATTCATCATTACTTAACGCAACTGGTGGATTAAAACTTGCAAAGGTTCAGATTCCCGGTGGAACTCATTTGGCTCAAGTTGGAGATAGCATTGGGCTAAGTGTAAAAAAGATGAAAGATAATAATCCACATCTTAAATTTGTATTTACACCACCAAATTTAAAGGATTATTATATATATATTCCTGAAAATAAAAAGCAACTTTTTGCAACAAATTTTAAGCCAAGCTATAACAAAAATCACTTCTATACATATGTCGTGAAAAAGGGTGATACACTTTTTCATATATCTAAAAAAACAGGCATAAGCCATCGTGCTATACGTGAATACAATGAACTAAAAACAAATGCAATCGCATATAATCAAAAGCTAATAATCCCAGTTACACAAAGTAATAAAAATCAAAAATATATCGTGCAAAATGGCGATACTTTGGTAAGCATATCGAAAAAATTTAATGTAAAAGTTGATGATATAAAGGAGG
- a CDS encoding NAD(+) kinase, which produces MKNLDVKSIKNIGLVAKLTPELPKNIKILKEILAKFSINLVLEHSICKALSLNESGYTEIELAKKCELLISLGGDGTIISLCRKTAEISPFVLGIHAGRLGFLTDTTMCECERFFAEFFEGRFSIETPFMLDVALHKKNGEIVRKVAFNDAVIVGEKVCAVTHIEACLNGKHFNSYFGDGIMATTPVGSTAYNMSANGPIVYPLSPVFIVTPINSHSLTQRPVVLPGYFEVAFKTVSAAVLVIDGQDRFKMSNLDLVSVRLSEKTARLVRHLGRDYFQILKEKLHWGYND; this is translated from the coding sequence ATGAAAAATTTAGATGTAAAAAGTATAAAAAATATTGGACTTGTTGCAAAGCTCACGCCTGAACTGCCTAAAAATATAAAAATTTTAAAAGAGATTTTGGCTAAATTTAGTATAAATTTAGTGCTAGAACATAGCATTTGCAAGGCTTTAAGCTTAAATGAGAGCGGATACACAGAGATAGAACTGGCTAAAAAGTGCGAACTACTTATATCGCTTGGCGGAGATGGCACAATCATCTCGCTTTGTCGCAAAACTGCGGAGATTTCGCCATTTGTACTAGGTATCCACGCAGGACGGCTTGGATTTTTGACAGATACGACGATGTGTGAATGCGAGAGGTTTTTTGCAGAATTTTTTGAAGGTAGATTTAGTATAGAAACGCCGTTTATGCTAGATGTCGCACTTCATAAAAAAAATGGCGAAATAGTGCGAAAAGTAGCCTTTAATGATGCTGTTATAGTGGGTGAAAAAGTCTGTGCGGTTACACATATTGAAGCATGTTTAAATGGCAAACACTTTAACTCATATTTTGGCGATGGGATAATGGCAACGACGCCAGTTGGTTCAACTGCTTATAATATGAGTGCAAATGGACCAATTGTTTATCCACTAAGCCCAGTTTTTATCGTAACGCCGATAAATTCGCATTCACTAACTCAGCGTCCTGTCGTGTTGCCTGGGTATTTTGAGGTAGCGTTTAAGACAGTGAGTGCGGCGGTACTTGTTATTGACGGACAAGATCGCTTTAAGATGTCAAACTTAGATCTCGTAAGCGTTAGGTTAAGCGAGAAAACTGCACGGTTAGTGCGACATTTGGGGCGTGATTATTTTCAAATTCTAAAAGAGAAACTACACTGGGGTTACAATGATTGA
- a CDS encoding diguanylate cyclase, with the protein MEKNRILIVEDNKALAKLIAKKMEENIEMFIDVAHSFAEAQKFLENSGYYFITLLDLNLPDAPNGEIVDYVISKELPCIVLTGSIDDDTKKNFIHKDIVDYIYKGNMDDINYIFQIINRLSKNSQYKVMVVEDSISVRNNIKKTLQGLQFQVFAAAHGEEAMNYFNDNPDINLIITDYRMPVKDGLELLRELRREHNKTQLGIIAMTPIDDEGTAAMFLKNGANDFIAKPFGKEELTCRVNNIVEAIENINQIANFANCDFLTGVSNRRYFYEDMGVYLKSIEDTQENYALAMIDVDFFKKINDTRGHECGDKVIKFLAKKMIDETKNSDIVARFGGEEFCIVLKDIVREDAIKFFVNLRAKIAASSLEYKGESIKFTVSIGVAFGLHDHSIDEIIEMADEALYRAKEGGRNRVEIV; encoded by the coding sequence ATGGAAAAAAATAGAATTTTAATCGTTGAAGACAATAAGGCTTTAGCAAAACTAATTGCTAAAAAGATGGAAGAAAATATAGAGATGTTTATAGATGTGGCACACTCTTTTGCTGAAGCACAGAAATTTTTAGAAAATAGCGGTTATTATTTTATAACATTGCTTGATTTAAATTTGCCAGACGCACCAAATGGCGAGATTGTTGATTATGTTATATCAAAAGAACTTCCTTGTATAGTCTTGACAGGGAGTATCGACGATGACACAAAGAAGAATTTTATACATAAAGATATTGTAGATTATATTTATAAAGGCAATATGGATGATATAAATTATATATTTCAGATTATAAATCGCCTTAGTAAAAATAGCCAATATAAAGTTATGGTTGTTGAAGATTCCATCTCTGTTAGGAATAATATAAAAAAGACGCTTCAGGGATTACAATTTCAGGTATTTGCGGCGGCTCACGGCGAAGAGGCGATGAATTATTTTAATGACAATCCAGATATAAATTTGATAATAACAGATTATCGGATGCCGGTTAAAGATGGGCTTGAACTGCTTAGAGAACTTAGACGTGAGCATAATAAAACTCAACTCGGAATAATCGCAATGACTCCGATAGACGACGAAGGAACAGCAGCGATGTTTCTTAAGAATGGAGCAAATGATTTTATCGCAAAACCATTTGGTAAAGAGGAACTAACATGTCGTGTGAATAACATTGTTGAGGCGATAGAAAATATAAATCAAATAGCAAATTTCGCCAACTGCGATTTTCTAACCGGCGTTTCAAATAGACGATATTTTTATGAAGATATGGGCGTTTATCTAAAATCAATCGAAGATACACAAGAAAATTATGCTTTGGCGATGATTGACGTTGACTTTTTCAAAAAGATCAATGATACTCGTGGACACGAGTGTGGCGATAAAGTTATTAAATTTTTAGCTAAAAAGATGATAGACGAGACAAAAAATAGCGATATTGTTGCAAGATTTGGCGGAGAAGAGTTTTGTATAGTGCTTAAAGATATTGTTCGTGAAGATGCTATTAAATTTTTTGTAAATTTAAGGGCAAAGATCGCTGCAAGTAGCCTAGAATATAAGGGTGAAAGCATTAAATTTACCGTATCTATAGGTGTTGCTTTTGGGTTACACGATCATAGTATAGATGAGATTATTGAGATGGCGGATGAGGCACTTTATAGAGCTAAAGAGGGCGGTCGTAACCGCGTGGAGATCGTTTAG
- a CDS encoding AAA family ATPase, producing the protein MIERILVKNYLNFENVELNFKQGLSVFTGVSGAGKSVLMSAIMGVFGLKDVDARVIEADVEHKFQMSEFGIENEDINTFKLLRDKSARYFINSQSVSKKNLAQIAREHIKYLSAKEINEFENERFLYLLDELESKKDGKFKSLLTEFGDKFREFSVVSRELNRLIDDEKRVEELKEFASFEISKIESISPKVGEFEELMDVKKRLSKKDKINEAWARADVVFNTERAVLDALHISDIDASFFEEAMNELRVLRDGLSLEDLDEIDVEKVLDRIEALNSLVHRYGSIEETLVVLKKRQDELNRYENISFEKSELENKFNRLKAEVSSLADKLSAARVKNLKELENLINSYLKELYMDDINLEIGIKNMDSLGVDEVSLKLNETNLKNLSSGELNRLRLAFIATETQITNSGSGVIILDEIDANLSGKEAMSIANVLLKLAKFYQIFAISHQPQLSSKADTHFLVEKSGEISSVRELRDDERVEELARMISGEYVSNEAVEFAKGLMKDGL; encoded by the coding sequence ATGATTGAACGAATTTTAGTTAAAAATTATTTAAATTTTGAAAATGTTGAGCTAAATTTTAAACAAGGATTGAGTGTATTTACAGGTGTGAGTGGTGCCGGTAAGTCGGTACTGATGAGTGCGATAATGGGCGTATTTGGACTAAAGGATGTTGACGCGAGAGTGATTGAAGCGGATGTGGAGCATAAATTTCAGATGAGTGAGTTTGGCATAGAAAATGAAGATATTAATACTTTTAAGCTTTTGCGTGATAAGTCGGCTCGGTATTTTATAAACTCACAGTCCGTTTCAAAGAAAAATTTAGCACAAATTGCAAGAGAACATATTAAATATCTCTCTGCAAAAGAGATAAATGAGTTTGAAAATGAGCGATTTTTGTATCTTTTAGATGAACTTGAGAGCAAGAAAGATGGTAAATTTAAAAGTTTGCTCACTGAGTTTGGGGACAAATTTAGAGAATTTTCGGTCGTATCACGTGAGCTAAATAGATTAATAGATGATGAAAAAAGAGTTGAAGAGCTAAAAGAATTTGCTAGTTTTGAGATCTCAAAGATAGAGAGCATAAGCCCAAAAGTAGGGGAGTTTGAGGAGTTAATGGATGTGAAAAAACGCCTTAGTAAAAAAGATAAGATAAACGAGGCGTGGGCTAGGGCAGATGTGGTATTTAACACCGAACGTGCAGTATTAGACGCACTTCATATAAGCGATATAGATGCGAGTTTTTTTGAAGAGGCGATGAATGAGTTACGCGTACTGAGAGATGGGTTGAGTTTGGAGGATTTAGATGAGATAGATGTGGAAAAAGTGCTTGATAGGATAGAGGCACTTAACTCACTTGTGCATAGATATGGCAGTATAGAAGAGACTTTGGTAGTGCTTAAAAAGCGTCAAGATGAGCTAAATAGATATGAAAATATCAGTTTTGAAAAGAGCGAGCTAGAAAATAAATTTAACAGACTAAAAGCTGAGGTATCAAGTCTTGCAGACAAGCTCTCGGCTGCAAGAGTGAAAAATTTAAAAGAGCTTGAAAACCTTATAAACTCGTATCTAAAAGAGCTTTATATGGATGATATTAACCTTGAAATAGGCATTAAAAATATGGATTCCCTTGGTGTTGATGAGGTAAGTTTAAAGCTAAATGAAACTAATCTTAAAAATTTAAGCTCAGGTGAGCTAAACCGTCTTCGCCTTGCGTTTATAGCCACTGAGACGCAGATAACAAACTCTGGAAGTGGTGTGATAATCCTTGATGAAATAGACGCAAATTTAAGCGGTAAAGAGGCAATGAGTATTGCAAATGTTTTACTAAAACTAGCTAAATTTTATCAAATTTTTGCTATCTCCCATCAACCACAACTTAGCTCAAAAGCAGACACACACTTTTTAGTGGAAAAAAGCGGTGAAATATCGAGTGTTAGGGAGCTACGAGATGATGAAAGGGTTGAGGAACTGGCTCGTATGATAAGTGGTGAGTATGTTAGCAATGAAGCGGTTGAGTTTGCAAAAGGACTTATGAAAGATGGCTTGTAA
- a CDS encoding TatD family hydrolase — MIIDTHCHLDDKSYDDDILQVIARARENGVLGVVIPGADISYLPKAVKISHLNKNVYFAVGVHPYDKDGFDESILREFAKDDKCVAVGECGLDYFRLPKDESEKFIEKQEQKRVFIAQLDLSVELQKPVILHIRDANEDSFSILKDYAPHLKAGAVLHCYNASPLLLELANLGNFYFGIGGVLTFKNAKNLVEILPKIPRDKILIETDAPYLTPEPFRGKRNEPSFTKFVAKKIAEILSLSLDEIEDLTSSNAKRLFKCFVDLSA, encoded by the coding sequence GTGATCATAGATACGCATTGTCATTTAGATGATAAAAGTTATGATGATGACATTTTGCAAGTTATCGCTAGGGCTCGTGAAAATGGCGTTTTAGGCGTAGTTATACCCGGAGCCGATATCTCTTATTTACCAAAAGCTGTTAAAATATCGCACTTAAATAAAAATGTATATTTTGCAGTTGGCGTTCATCCATATGACAAAGACGGCTTTGATGAGAGCATTTTGCGTGAATTTGCGAAAGACGACAAATGTGTTGCAGTGGGTGAATGTGGGCTTGATTATTTTCGTTTACCAAAAGATGAAAGTGAAAAATTTATCGAAAAACAGGAGCAAAAACGTGTTTTTATAGCTCAACTTGATTTATCTGTTGAGTTACAAAAACCCGTTATATTGCATATACGCGATGCTAACGAGGATAGTTTTAGTATCTTAAAAGATTACGCACCACATCTTAAAGCTGGGGCGGTTTTGCATTGTTATAACGCATCACCATTGCTTTTAGAATTAGCTAATCTTGGTAATTTTTATTTTGGTATAGGCGGAGTTTTGACTTTTAAAAATGCTAAAAATTTAGTTGAAATTTTACCAAAAATACCAAGAGATAAGATACTAATAGAGACTGACGCACCATATCTTACGCCAGAACCATTCCGTGGCAAGAGAAATGAACCGTCATTTACAAAATTTGTTGCTAAAAAGATAGCTGAAATTTTAAGTCTTTCGCTTGATGAGATTGAAGATCTTACTTCAAGTAATGCCAAGAGACTATTTAAATGCTTTGTGGATCTGTCTGCGTGA